The Alphaproteobacteria bacterium DNA window CTCGATGAAAGATTCCGCACACGGCTTGGCCAGTCGCCGATGCGCTACCTCGCGGAATGGCGCATCCAGCTGGCCGCCGACCTGATGAGGGACGGCGCGATGAAACTGGCGGCTGTTGCCCAGACGGTCGGCTATGGATCAGAGGAAGCGTTCAGCCGCGCCTTCCAGAGACATCTCGGCACCGCCCCCGCTCAGTGGCGCAGGCGCGAAGGAAGATGAGACCAGGCCGATCGCACGCCACTTGTCCGGGACGTGATTCTACTGCCGATCACGCAGCGAGCTGAGCAGGCCGCCCGCGCGCAGGTCGCGTCCCTCGCAGTGGCGCGCCTTCTCGGCGGCGCTCGCGCCGAGCTTCTCGGCCATGATGGCGCAGGCGAGGCGGGTCGCCACTACCGGCTCCGTCCCGGGATGCAGCCGGGCGTCGTACAGGGTCTCGATCATCAGATGGTCGATCTTCGAGGGGCGGGTCAGCTGCGTCTGGCTGTAGCTCAGCACGCTCAGCGCCGCGTGCGCGTGGGACCGCAAGCCGAAGGCATGCATCGTCTCGTGGTTGATGCAGCGCGTGATGCGACTCTCGTTGGCGAGGTTGACGGTGATCTCGGCGCGGCGCATCGCGCCCTCGGTCCAGCTCACGGCGGCCCGACAGGACGATCCCGACACATTGCCGACGTCGCCCGCGCTGGGCCGGAACAGCATGTTGGCGCGATCGTCGCTGAAGGCCACCCGCTCCACCGGAACCCGTGCGGTTCGCGCCACCTCGCGGACCGCGGCCTCGATCTCGGGCGCAACGGAACGCATGCCGGAGTATCCGGCGATGGCGAGATAGATCCGGTCGGTCCAGCGCGCGGTGCGGGCCGGGCGGCCATCGTTGATCCGCAGGGCGGCGGCGTCGAAGGCGCTCGCCGCCTGCTCGAGCGTGACGCGTTCCTCTTCGGCGGAATCCACATCGCGCCCAAGAGCCGTTGTCGAAAAACAAAGCAACACAACCGGGGCGCAAAGAATTCGCCGAGCAAACGACATGTGGAAACTCATCCTGATTCTTTGGGTCAAACCGGCCTGCCCGCGGCGCGCCCGCAGGTGGTGGCAGGAAGCCGGGCATGTGGGGCGGGATCAAGGCGTATGTCGAAGATATCCACGGAGGACTGGCACCATTCTGTGACGGGCACCGCCCTGCCGAATTCCGCATCCAGGGTGCGCGACGCACTGGATGGCGGCTGCGGGCCACATCGCCAGCGGAGATTGATCGGCGTCAAGGCGAGGCGCCGGCGCGCCGCCTACAAAACCGTTGCCGCCCTATCGGCCGGTGGCGAGGTCGCGACCATGAACGCCCGGATTCTCTCGCTCATCCTGTGCGGCGCCACACCCACGCCGGCTGGCGACTGCTGCCAGGTCATGCCGCTGCGCGTCGGCGTCAGCCGCGATGTGTGCCACGCCGAGCTCGCGAAGTGGCGCCAGCATGCGTCGCGTCCGCGACTGGAATGCACCGAGGATCCGGCCCTGGTCGAAGCCGACGACGACGAGGCCGTCATCCTCGACGATGGCGAGGACGCCGGCCTCTGATCGCGCGTACCGGTGGCGATGCCATCCGCGTTCAGAACGCCGCGCAAACCGCGGCCTCCGACTGCAGCACCGACTCCTGCCGAAAGCGCTGCCTGTAGGCGGCCTTGATCGCCTCGACATTCGCCGCCGCGGCGGCGGCGTCGGGCACGATGATGGAGAGCCGCTTGCTGCGCTCGCGCGCGATGGTGCCGGTGCGCGTGCTCTTCCACTGGCCGTGCACGTCGAGCACCGACAGACCGTCGGGAAAGCGCGGCGTGACCACCTCGTCGAGGAAGCGGCGCCACTGCGCGTCGCTCACCTCGCCACCGCCGCCGGGGATGTAGCGGCCGAAATACAGATCGACCTGGGTCATCGCCTTGAGCGGCGCGCGACATGCCGGCGCCGTCGGCGCACCGGACGGCGCCGCCGCGCAACCGCCGAGCGCGAAGGTCAGCAGCGCGGCGATCGCGCCGCCGCGTATCACGCCGGCACCGCCATCCCCTTCTTCACCGCCGGGCGCGCGCCCATCGTGTCGTACCAGCGCTTGACGTTGGGATAGGCCGCCAGATCGATGCGGTGCCATTCGTGGCGCGCCGCCCACGGGTAGATCGCGAAATCGGCCACGCCGTAGTCGGCGCCACCGCACCACTCATTGTCGGCCAGGCGCTTGTCGAGCACGCCGTAGAGCCGAGCCGTCTCCTCGGTGAAGCGCTTGATCGCGTAGGGCACCTGCTCGGACGCGAAGCGCACGAAATGGTGCGTCTGGCCGAGGATCGGGCCGAAGCCGCCCATCTGCCACATCAGCCACTGGATGTGGTCGAAGCGCCTGGCGCGGTCGGCGGGCAGGAACCGGTTGGTCTTGTCGGCGAGGTACAGCAGGATCGCGCCGGTCTCGAAGCAGCTGTAGGGCCCGCCCGGCCCGTCGGGATCGAGAATCGCCGGGATCTTGTTGTTGGGGCTGAGCCTCAGGAAGTCGGGCTTGAACTGCTCGTTCTTGGTGATGTCGACCTTGTGCACGGTGTACGGCAGGCCGCACTCCTCGAGCATGATCGAGACCTTGCGCCCGTTGGGCGTCGACCAGGTGTAGAGGTCGATCATCTGGCGTTTCCCCGCGAAGTCGTTCGAACGATGCGCGACCCTAGAGCAAACGTCGGGCGAATAGAACCTCTGTCATTCCGAGCGCAGCGAGGGATCCTGAGCCCCGTCTGGATCCCTCGCTGCGCTCGGGATGACAGGGCGTGTCAACGACAAGGCGGATCGCCGTCGGCGGTGCGGCGCACGAAGGGCGTGGGCGAGTCGGAGAGCGATTCGAGGAAGGCCACGAGGTCGTCGCTTTCGCGCGGGCTGAGCTTCAGCGGCACCAGGATGCGCTCGCCGTCGGCGTGCAGGCGATCCTCGTCGAGCTCCGAGTAATGGCGCACCACGTCGTGCAGGGTGGCGTGCGAGCCGGCGTGCATGTAGGGCGCGGTGCGTGCGACGTTGCGCAAAGGCGGCACCGCGAACTCGCCGAAATTGCGGTGCTGCGGCTCGACGTGGCGCGTGCGCGTGGTGCCGTCGCCCTGGCGCTCGTCGCTGTGCGGACCCAGGCGCGTATAGGGGCTGGCGCGCAGCTGGGCGATGCCGCCGTGGCGGCCGGGATCGACGCGGCCGGGTGCGATGAAGAACGGCACGCCGGTGTCGGCGAACTCGCCGTTGCTGAAGGTCGGGCCGAAATGGCAGAGGCTGCAATTGCCCTTGCCGATGAAGATCTTCAGCCCGCGCCTGGCCGCATCGGGATAGGCCGCCTGCGCCGCCGCATCGCCGCGCAGCACGGCATCGCGATAGGCGTCGAACGGCGTGCGGCCGCTGACCAGCGTCTCCTGGAAGGCTGCCAGCGCCTTGCCGGTGGCGACCAGGACCTGCTCGTCGTCCATCAATGCCGGCGCGGTGCCGAACACCTTTTCGTAGCGGCAGGCGAGATCGGCGTCGGCGCGCACGCGCGCGGCGATCTGCCCGGGCGAGGACGTCATCTCGCGCGGATCGATCATCGGCCGCAGGCTCTGGCTCCACAGGCTGTCATGCGCGCCGTCCCAGCCCAGCCAGCGCCGCTCGCCGACATTCCACAGGCTGGGCGTGTTGCGATCGACGACGTCCCGGCCGACGCCGCGGCGGAAGCCGTCGGCCCAGTCGCGCTGCGGCAGGTGGCACCAGTCGCAAGCCATGTTGCCGCCGCCGCTCAGCCGGCGGTCGAAGAACAGCCGCTCGCCCAGCAGCGCCGCATCGTCGCGGCCGGAGACCCGGTTGGAGGCGTCAGGCTGCGTCTGCGGCGGCCATGGGCCGAAGCGCAGGATGGCGCGGCGCTCGGCCGGGCTCCATTCGTCGGTGTCGGCGTAGGCCAGCAGCAGCGGCAGGCAGGCGCCCAGCATCGCCAGCAGGATCTGCCAGCCTCGGCGCATCATTCGACCGTCAGGTCGTGGGTCAGCCGTTCGGTGATGCCGCCGGCGCGCACGTCGAAGATCAGGCGCCATTTGCCCGGCATGTGGAACAGCATGCCCTCGGCGAGGAAGCGCTCGCCGGGCCCGTCGATCACGCTGGGCCGGTAGTTCATGCCGTGGCGATGCTCGGGCATGACGGCATCGACGGCGATGCCCTCGACCGCCTCGGCGCCCGGCCGGGCGCAGACCGACAGCACCAGCGCGAAGGGCTCGGCGACGGCGATCGGATCGGGCCGCGTGCTCCAGGCGATGCGGTAGCGCGCCGAATCGACGATCTGCCGCGGC harbors:
- a CDS encoding DUF3574 domain-containing protein, producing MIRGGAIAALLTFALGGCAAAPSGAPTAPACRAPLKAMTQVDLYFGRYIPGGGGEVSDAQWRRFLDEVVTPRFPDGLSVLDVHGQWKSTRTGTIARERSKRLSIIVPDAAAAAANVEAIKAAYRQRFRQESVLQSEAAVCAAF
- a CDS encoding glutathione S-transferase N-terminal domain-containing protein, whose amino-acid sequence is MIDLYTWSTPNGRKVSIMLEECGLPYTVHKVDITKNEQFKPDFLRLSPNNKIPAILDPDGPGGPYSCFETGAILLYLADKTNRFLPADRARRFDHIQWLMWQMGGFGPILGQTHHFVRFASEQVPYAIKRFTEETARLYGVLDKRLADNEWCGGADYGVADFAIYPWAARHEWHRIDLAAYPNVKRWYDTMGARPAVKKGMAVPA